The following proteins come from a genomic window of Sorghum bicolor cultivar BTx623 chromosome 3, Sorghum_bicolor_NCBIv3, whole genome shotgun sequence:
- the LOC8058925 gene encoding josephin-like protein: MRRKGSECTRISPAEIGAGTPMLSLASSRSARRVPSSDRDRPRQVRGACGSRLLRKARWTAARFYRRARVSIVRAFRSSSSTTTKKAAAAATAASPDCTPARHSSRRQQQSAPPVAVVDDSHKSEAVEECIRFMNSSSRKYR; the protein is encoded by the coding sequence ATGAGGAGGAAAGGGAGCGAGTGTACAAGGATCAGCCCAGCTGAGATCGGCGCCGGCACGCCCATGCTCTCCCTGGCGTCCAGCAGATCCGCCCGGAGGGTGCCGTCGTCGGACCGGGACCGGCCTCGGCAAGTGCGGGGCGCATGCGGCTCTCGCCTGCTGCGGAAGGCGCGGTGGACGGCCGCCCGCTTCTACAGGCGAGCGAGGGTGAGCATCGTCAGGGCGTTTCGGTCctcgtcgtcgacgacgaccaAGAAAGCAGCGGCTGCTGCCACTGCTGCTTCACCGGATTGCACGCCGGCGAGGCATAGCAGTAGGCGGCAGCAGCAGTCCGCGCCACCGGTGGCCGTCGTCGATGACTCGCACAAGAGCGAAGCGGTGGAGGAGTGCatcaggttcatgaactcgtCGTCGAGGAAGTACCGGTAG